In Vigna radiata var. radiata cultivar VC1973A chromosome 3, Vradiata_ver6, whole genome shotgun sequence, the following proteins share a genomic window:
- the LOC106757466 gene encoding protein NIM1-INTERACTING 1, whose amino-acid sequence MEDKKRKEKDEEKEEMMKMEEFYALLRRFRDARDRRRKELEELEKSEKKRKVPTEEQSGWVPSFEWEDFTNEVEFRGQPLRFTTPSTASPSPRLTLKKRKNDQHHLHDNSLDLNLAL is encoded by the coding sequence ATGGAAGacaaaaagagaaaggaaaaagacgaagaaaaagaagagatgaTGAAGATGGAGGAGTTTTACGCGCTTCTGCGGAGGTTCCGGGACGCGCGTGATCGGAGACGAAAAGAGTTGGAGGAATTAGAaaagagtgagaagaagaggaaagtgCCGACAGAAGAACAGAGCGGTTGGGTGCCATCATTCGAGTGGGAAGATTTCACAAACGAGGTTGAATTCAGAGGACAACCTCTGCGTTTCACAACTCCGTCGACTGCATCTCCTTCGCCTCGTCTCACTCTCAAAAAACGTAAGAACGACCAACATCACCTGCACGATAACTCTCTCGATCTCAACCTCGCTCTCTAA
- the LOC106757381 gene encoding polygalacturonase At1g48100 isoform X1, with translation MFRMKHSPISPLAFSTFFLTLFLLVQARHHSHTKHKHSHSHKSSKHSNPAPPTPPHNENNNNSSVVLDVRTFGAIGDGKTDDTESFKMAWDTACQSESAVNAILVPQGFSFLIQSTIFTGPCQSFMVLKVDGTLMPPDGPEYWPKNNSRHQWLVFYRINGMSLEGSGLIDGRGEKWWDLPCKPHKGPNGTTLPGPCDSPIAIRFFMSSNLTVHGLRIKNSPQFHFRFDGCKNVHIESIYITAPKLSPNTDGIHIENTDEVKIYNSVISNGDDCVSIGSGCNDVDIKNITCGPGHGISIGSLGNHNSRACVSKVVVRDSLIKMTDNGVRIKTWQGGSGSVSGVTFNNIHMVSVRNPIIIDQFYCLTKDCTNKTSAVSVSNIIYTNIRGTYDIRSPPMRFACSDSVPCTNLTLSEIELLPAEGDIVHDPFCWNAYGDLETLTIPPVSCLLEGTPQSVSDFDITRC, from the exons ATGTTCAGAATGAAGCATTCTCCTATTTCACCACTAGCATTCTCTACATTTTTCCTTACTTTATTTCTTCTGGTCCAAGCCAGGCATCATTCTCATACAAAACACAAGCACTCACATTCTCATAAATCTTCTAAACATTCAAATCCTGCACCTCCTACCCCTCCTCATAATGAGAACAATAACAATTCTTCTGTGGTTTTGGATGTACGAACATTTGGAGCAATAGGAGATGGAAAAACAGATGATACAGAGTCATTTAAGATGGCATGGGACACTGCTTGCCAGAGTGAATCAGCAGTTAATGCTATTCTTGTACCTCAAGGTTTCTCTTTCCTCATTCAGTCAACTATCTTCACTGGTCCTTGTCAAAGTTTCATGGTGTTGAAG GTTGATGGAACTCTTATGCCACCTGATGGACCCGAATATTGGCCAAAGAACAACAGTAGGCACCAATGGTTGGTGTTTTATAGAATCAATGGAATGTCACTGGAAGGAAGTGGTTTAATAGATGGGAGAGGAGAAAAATGGTGGGACCTCCCATGTAAGCCTCACAAG GGACCTAATGGGACAACACTCCCTGGACCCTGTGATAGCCCAATT GCCATAAGGTTTTTTATGAGTTCCAACTTGACTGTGCATGGACTAAGGATAAAGAACAGCCCCCAGTTCCATTTCAGATTTGATGGCTGCAAAAACGTCCACATAGAATCAATCTACATAACAGCTCCAAAACTTAGCCCCAATACTGATGGAATTCACATAGAAAATACAGATGAAGTGAAAATATACAATTCTGTTATTTCTAATG GTGATGATTGTGTTTCCATTGGATCCGGCTGCAATGATGTCGATATTAAGAACATTACATGTGGACCTGGTCATGGAATTAG CATTGGTAGTCTGGGGAATCACAACTCTCGAGCCTGTGTTTCAAAGGTTGTGGTGAGAGATTCACTGATAAAAATGACAGATAATGGGGTTAGGATCAAGACTTGGCAAGGTGGATCAGGATCAGTGTCTGGAGTGACATTCAACAATATTCATATGGTTAGTGTAAGAAATCCAATCATAATTGACCAATTCTACTGCCTCACCAAGGATTGCACCAACAAGACCTCTGCAGTATCtgtatcaaatattatttacacaAACATAAGGGGTACTTATGATATAAGGAGCCCCCCAATGCGTTTTGCTTGCAGTGACTCTGtcccatgcaccaacttaacACTCTCAGAAATTGAGCTTCTTCCAGCTGAAGGAGACATAGTGCATGACCCTTTCTGCTGGAATGCATATGGAGATTTGGAGACACTGACCATTCCACCAGTCTCATGCTTGCTCGAGGGCACTCCTCAATCCGTGTCAGACTTTGACATAACTCGTTGCTGA
- the LOC106757381 gene encoding polygalacturonase At1g48100 isoform X2, with protein MFRMKHSPISPLAFSTFFLTLFLLVQARHHSHTKHKHSHSHKSSKHSNPAPPTPPHNENNNNSSVVLDVRTFGAIGDGKTDDTESFKMAWDTACQSESAVNAILVPQGFSFLIQSTIFTGPCQSFMVLKVDGTLMPPDGPEYWPKNNSRHQWLVFYRINGMSLEGSGLIDGRGEKWWDLPCKPHKAIRFFMSSNLTVHGLRIKNSPQFHFRFDGCKNVHIESIYITAPKLSPNTDGIHIENTDEVKIYNSVISNGDDCVSIGSGCNDVDIKNITCGPGHGISIGSLGNHNSRACVSKVVVRDSLIKMTDNGVRIKTWQGGSGSVSGVTFNNIHMVSVRNPIIIDQFYCLTKDCTNKTSAVSVSNIIYTNIRGTYDIRSPPMRFACSDSVPCTNLTLSEIELLPAEGDIVHDPFCWNAYGDLETLTIPPVSCLLEGTPQSVSDFDITRC; from the exons ATGTTCAGAATGAAGCATTCTCCTATTTCACCACTAGCATTCTCTACATTTTTCCTTACTTTATTTCTTCTGGTCCAAGCCAGGCATCATTCTCATACAAAACACAAGCACTCACATTCTCATAAATCTTCTAAACATTCAAATCCTGCACCTCCTACCCCTCCTCATAATGAGAACAATAACAATTCTTCTGTGGTTTTGGATGTACGAACATTTGGAGCAATAGGAGATGGAAAAACAGATGATACAGAGTCATTTAAGATGGCATGGGACACTGCTTGCCAGAGTGAATCAGCAGTTAATGCTATTCTTGTACCTCAAGGTTTCTCTTTCCTCATTCAGTCAACTATCTTCACTGGTCCTTGTCAAAGTTTCATGGTGTTGAAG GTTGATGGAACTCTTATGCCACCTGATGGACCCGAATATTGGCCAAAGAACAACAGTAGGCACCAATGGTTGGTGTTTTATAGAATCAATGGAATGTCACTGGAAGGAAGTGGTTTAATAGATGGGAGAGGAGAAAAATGGTGGGACCTCCCATGTAAGCCTCACAAG GCCATAAGGTTTTTTATGAGTTCCAACTTGACTGTGCATGGACTAAGGATAAAGAACAGCCCCCAGTTCCATTTCAGATTTGATGGCTGCAAAAACGTCCACATAGAATCAATCTACATAACAGCTCCAAAACTTAGCCCCAATACTGATGGAATTCACATAGAAAATACAGATGAAGTGAAAATATACAATTCTGTTATTTCTAATG GTGATGATTGTGTTTCCATTGGATCCGGCTGCAATGATGTCGATATTAAGAACATTACATGTGGACCTGGTCATGGAATTAG CATTGGTAGTCTGGGGAATCACAACTCTCGAGCCTGTGTTTCAAAGGTTGTGGTGAGAGATTCACTGATAAAAATGACAGATAATGGGGTTAGGATCAAGACTTGGCAAGGTGGATCAGGATCAGTGTCTGGAGTGACATTCAACAATATTCATATGGTTAGTGTAAGAAATCCAATCATAATTGACCAATTCTACTGCCTCACCAAGGATTGCACCAACAAGACCTCTGCAGTATCtgtatcaaatattatttacacaAACATAAGGGGTACTTATGATATAAGGAGCCCCCCAATGCGTTTTGCTTGCAGTGACTCTGtcccatgcaccaacttaacACTCTCAGAAATTGAGCTTCTTCCAGCTGAAGGAGACATAGTGCATGACCCTTTCTGCTGGAATGCATATGGAGATTTGGAGACACTGACCATTCCACCAGTCTCATGCTTGCTCGAGGGCACTCCTCAATCCGTGTCAGACTTTGACATAACTCGTTGCTGA